Within the Mus caroli chromosome 10, CAROLI_EIJ_v1.1, whole genome shotgun sequence genome, the region tggaggtcccagggagtggagaggtctggtggggtggggggttaggggatggggacatccttgtggagaacATTTCTTAATATATTGATTTCCCAGCTGCTACAGTTCATGTCATGAAGTGCTGATATACACTGAAACacttttatttaaactatatacaTTTTGCCTCTCTATCATTCACATATCATTACCTGTTTACATATatcatttgttatttaaaattgtGGTTTTAAGATATATAAGAGTATAAATCTCTTATAGCATATCCCATGGTATGACGTGCCATGTGTTACATATTTTTACTATGTGTTACCTGCTGTTTAAACCAAGATAAGCTCTTTGATCTCCTCAACCAAATCCTGGTTTTCGTGCTGAAAACATTAAGAGTCCTTCCTGTCTTTTGAATCCCACAGGACTGACACAGATAGGGAGGGTGTGTACTGTGATTTGAACTGCAGCTTGTGATCAGCCATTTCTGTTCCTCTAGCACGGTCCACATCAACATTCTGACTCCAGACTTCCATGAGGTCCCCTTTCTTAGAGTTCATACATGAGGGAACTCATTCCATACATGTGTCATCATTGTTTTGGGTCATTCCACTCAACCTCAGGTCTTCCTGAGTTTTATCTGTATTGTCACAAATGACGAACTTTTGCCAATGTGTAACTGCATCCATCATCAGTCTTTTTTATGGGCTGTTCTTTCAAGCCAAAGAGATATCCCATTGCAAAGTGATTTGTTTCTCTGATCAGTTGGTATTAACCATTTTccctgtacatgtacacatgaccccatatgcatgcacatacatacacacatgcatgcacatatgcatacacacatacacacatacatgcacatatacatatatatacacatacatacacataaacatatatacatatacatatatatacacatatatacacacatacatatatttacacatacatacacatatacctacctacctacctacatacatacatacatacatatatgtcctTTGAGAAATGCCCACCTgattctcttcttcattttcacttGAGCTGCTCAATTTCTGGTTACTGGGTTCAAGGAGTTCCTTAAGTACTCTGGATAGCAATCCCTTATCAGACTGATGCAGAATTcgaagggactctggccagcctGAGCACAGTGAGCATGGCTCCGACAGGCCTTACTCTTCTAATTCCCTCTGCCCTGCTAAGAACCATTAGATCACATTCCTAAAGCTGCTCCCCAAGGTCTATCCCCTTATTGGGCCAATCTCTGCTCCTGAGGTTGGCCACCGAAGTCCAGCTCTCCAAGTGTAGAAATCCAGTAATCAAAGCCCTCTTTGGCCAAGGtgtaattaacatgcccaattaaaatcaAACACCCCATCCTATCAGGGGTTCTCCCCTGGtgcctttataaactgccattttcctatgtagcacatctgtctcctctctatcctgAGGCAGTCCTTTATCCCACTTTGAGACAAAtgtcctcccccacctccccatttcctcccctctcctgtgtTCCCTTCTGCTCTCCCTCATCCTGTGGGCTCCTGCTTTTATCCTTGCCCTCCATCCAAAGGACTCTCCTGTGTGCAGAGAAGTTGGTCTGAGAAGCCGATCTTGTGGGTCCTGAGCCGATACATTTCCTTTCAGAATTTGGAAACATCTTAGAGCATTCTGCAACCCTCCCTTCactctgtttgtttttagagttgcAGCACACACAGTTTTTTAGTTTCATGTGATTTCTCTTGTCTATTCTAACTTTTGTTTCCCGTGTTTCAGGCTTTtcttccccccccaaaaaaaataaataaataaaaatgcatccTCCTCCATCTTTCTGTGTTCTGGAGCCTTTTTTCTTATGCccttttctagatattttatagTTTCAGATTTTACCCTGAAACTGTAATTTGAGCTTGAGTTTATTTCTGTAACCAGTAAGAGGTCTCGATATTTCTTTTTCCCATGGAAGATGTTTACACCCCTGCCCCCACTGGAGGGTGGCTCTTCCTCTAGCATATATATCATTacttggttaaaaaaataaataaagtaaagtaaaagcAGGCTGCGTCTGTCTGACACTATTTCCAGATGCTCTCTGCTATTCTCTTGGTAGGTACTGGGcattttaaaagaagcattttCATTTAGTGTTATGCATATGTTTATCCTAAACCTAAGGAAATGATGTTTTGTGCTTAtcttgaataaaaacaaaaaccaaacaaaaggaagACCACAAAACACTCCAATAGGTTTAGTAAATGATAATTCAATACAATGAACTATCATGTCAATGTAATCAATTAATTATGCAACATTCTTATAggtattttattatgtaatttaaataatatcactTAAATAgctattaaattttaataaataattaaattgatggtttaaattatttttattaatctagaaaagaaaatgcGATGTGTATATTACCTCGAGGAAATAAAATACACGGTTATCCATGCTACAAGGCTTGAACTGTTATGGTGTGGGAAAAAGCAGGCATTTTTAAGTCAGATGGGGAGATTCCATGGTAATTCGACTCCAGTGTAGAAGTCCCCCTTGGTTCCAAGGAAACTGGAAGTTTGTTCTCTGTGCTCTAGAAAACTTCCTCTTAACCCCGATAATGTCCAAGCTCCCTTGTGCAGTCCTACTTAGATGTAACTTTCTTCCAGGGCAGTCCTGTAGGTGAATCTGGCCAGATGGACCAGGTCCACATAACGGGGACAAACACTGAGTCACTCCTCGGGAGCGATGTGTGATCATAAGAACAACAAACCACTCAGTGCCCTGCTGTTTTTCTTCTAGGCGCTTCCCTAGTATGTGTCTCCAGGGCTAGGGGGGATGCGGACAGACCCCATGCTTGCTACAGTTCCCTGCACCCAAGAGGAAAAGTGTCTTTCCCCCAGTTCCATACAGGAGACTTGGAGGAGGGCGGAGGTAGGGCGAGTTTCCGAAGCCGCCagccagagagaaggcaggaacaTTTGCTTCTAGACAGGACCTTGCTCTCAGATGTCCATCTGCATTTGCGCTTGCGCATTGGTGATGCAGGTCACCATGGTGCGGGGCGTGTACAGCACAGGCAAAAGGCCTGGGCGGGTCCAAGCAGATGCGCAGAGACAGCCAAGCGTCAGGCACCTGGGGCTCTATGGAGCCAGGAGGGGCGACCTTCTGGCTAGAAAACCTCCCAGTAGCAACTGGGCCATTTGGAGCATCCATCTATCCTTCATAAGAGCAGCTCCGCTCACAAGCTTCAGAAAGGAGTGCAGCAGGCAGCGACTCCAGACGCTGTCACTTTGGGGCAGTTTCTCCTGCCCAAGTGCTACATGCTGAGTGCACCAAGTCCTCTACAAATTGGTGTTGCCAATTTCTCCAGGTGGCCTAATGATTGGGATAAAGCAGCCATTGCCCCGCCTCCCTAATGATGATTGGGGTAAAGCAGCCACTGCCCCGCCTCCTAGCCTCTATCTTGGTGGCTCCAGGGAACAAGGCGCATCACCACCTGGTGCCTTAGTGGCTGTCCACTTACTGGACCTGAGTGTTTCTGTGCCCCTGTTACCCAGGTCCCGATCCAAACTGAGGAGATAGTAAACCCAGTAGCTTCTTTCAAAGCGTTGGCTCAAGAGTGATACTAGCCAAGATCAGGCTTCTGACATCAGAGATGGATAGGCAGGTGAGCAGAAGCTAGAATGCAGAATCCAGggtttctgcctccatcttggcccCCATTCCTTCAACCAGGAAGGACTGTTTCAGTGAACCCCTGACTTGCTGATTTCGCTACTCTCACATCAAACTCtttaaatgatgaatgaatggatgaatgaacacTAAAGTTGATCTGCCAGGTTCGAtcgttttgtttgttgttctgcTTGTTTTGCATCCTTGTTTAAGGCAGGGGTCCTGCtaagtagcccagactgacctggaactacTCTCGATTCTTCTACCTCAGGGTCCCCAGTGCTGACATGATCTGCACACACGCCAGTATATGATTCTAGAAAATAGGTAAGGCCATTTTCCCTCTTCACCAAATCTTCCGGAGGTATTCACCACCCAGAGCAAAAATACTCTGTTTTCTAAGTTCCCAAATGCCTCAGTTAATGAGGCGCTTCCCACAGAGTCTGGCCAACCTTTATGGtagggacgtgtgtgtgtgtgtgtgtgtgtgtgtgtgtgtgtgtgtgtgtgtgtgttggtgggagCTGTTAGGTCTAGAGTCCTCGGAACGGTGTGGGTTAGttagggagggaagaggaggaagctagtagggaagacagaagaaccagaaagggaaactggaggaaagggggtggggagctaAAGCGCCCATGGAGCCTGTTTTCCCGAGCATGGCCGCTAGAGGGAGACATGCCGGGTAGTACAGGTGGAATAAAAAAGGAGCCTGCTGTCTGGAGGAATTTGTCATGATGTCGCTTTAAAAGACTTCAAGTGAAGACTGTGAAGGGAGTTCACAGAGGAGAAAATCCAGTTGCATCTGGACTTTGCCCCTCCAGTTGCTCTGGTGTTGAAATCTTGCGTCCTTTGTCGTTCTCAGCTTGACACCAGGAATCTGCGGGGAAACCCAGGACTGGGCATAGACTCTAAGGTTGGAGCTGTGATGATCTTGACTTTTCCTGAAGGGGTGTGTAAGAAAACGCGCTAGAAATGGGGGATTTTCGCCTCCCCAGTTATGGATTCAACCTCTGCTTAATCTGACCCTATATCTCTAAAATATCACGCCTTCGTGATTGAAATCCTAAAAATCAGTGTGCAACAGACTTGGTTATTCAGATATGCAAAGTTATTTGAATTTCTCCACACCAACTTGGAAATTCCTACAGAAACCTTGGAATAAGTCGTTTAGCGCaagctgggtttttgttttgttttgttttgtttttggaatacTATTCCCCCCTGCAAAAGCTCTTAAGTCATTGATGAGTTTTGGAAAGTAAGGTGGCCATAGGTTTGTGTCTGGGTATGTGGGGCTGGATGCATGTGGGACATTTGAACACGTGGACATTTTCCACGTACTGTCCCTGGGTCGGCAGTGGGGGCTGTGGGAAGTTAGCGTGGTGTTGCCTTCCTTCATAGGAATTTCAAGGCCGatcaatctaatttttttttccagcttaaaAGATGTCTCGGTGGGTTTGAGCTCCTCCAAGTGAATCAGCGATGACTCAAGAACAAACCAGAAAAGTGTGTTTTCCCAGAACCAGGTGTTGAGCGCCTGGGCGATCCAGCCAGCGGCGCGCGCGCAGAGTGGCCAGAGCCCGCTCCGCTCCTCCAGCGCACCACGCTTGGTGCCGCCCTGCAGGACCCGTGGGACTCGGACCCCGCGCGCCACCCTCGCTCCCTCCCACCGACACCCGCCAAGCCCGGCGCCCTCTCTGGCCCCAGCGGCAGACTCGTCCGAGCGCTGCAACCGGTGGGGCGGGGAGACCTGGCGCTCGCCCCGCGGGCCCGGCAGCCGCTGACGTCCGCTCGGGCCTTTAAACGTGCGGGTCCCCGCGCAGGAGAGACACGACTTTGGAGCAGTCACTTTGCGGGGAGGGAGAAAGCCTCTCCGCTTGGGCAGGCGACAGCTTGGAAGCCTTTGTTCCCAGGCGCTGCGTTGGGTCTGGGTCCCATCAGTACCGGGTGCCAGCATCCTAAGCAGCGGGAGGCGCGTTGGCCACTCGCGTCTGACAGTGGACCCCAGGCGTCCCCGTGCCTTCCCTTGCACAAGCAGATCAGGGACCGCGAGGTGCGCCCGCGGTCGCCCGCGGAGCAGAGAGCTGTCTCCCGGGCTCGGGTGCCGGGTGATTTTTCTCCCAGCCGGGGAAGGCGCCTCGGCGAACCCGCACCTGCAACTTGTTTGGTTTCCTCTCCCGCAGCGTGTGCAGCGGCGGCATCAAAGTTTCTCTGTCTTCCCGGGGAATCTGCCGTTTGGATCGATCCTCCCCGCTCGGTGTCCCCAGGCCTGCCGGGGAGCGAATCGCCGGGCGCGCGGGTGAGAGGCGCGGCACGAGCGGCGTGGTAGCCGGCGAACACCAGGAAGGAGCTGCGGTCGGGGACTCCCCGGGTGACCCTTTGCGGCGCGACCAAGCTGGGTGAGCGCAGGAAGAAGAGCTAGCTACGTGGTTTGGGGACGAGGGTGCCCGCACAGTGGATGTTAATCGCCTTGCTGATTGCCTCTCAATTGGGAACTAGTGGAGAGTGCAGCGCGGGGCAGGCGCGCTCTGCGGGACCAGGGCTAGCAGGCAGGGATCAGTGCAGCTGTGGCTGCAGAGGCTCCGAGGGAGGACGCCGCGGTGCTCGCTGGAGCCTGAAGGTAGGCAAGGGGGTGGGATCCTGACTCTCAGGCCCAGCTCAGAATTCAAAAGCGTGTCTGTTTTCCTGCAAccagcttctctccctcttctctttgctCACCTCTCCTCTTGCAGACTCTGGGGACCCAGGACCCTGCAGGGACCGCGACCTCCACCTCCCACCAGAATGCCTAGTGCTAGCTCCTTCAGTGGCCCTGAGCTGGGGGGCCTCTTGAGCTTCCGGGAGAAGTTGATACCTTGAGATTTGGATGATGTCTAACTTGATTTGATGTAGTTTATTAAAGGATGTGTTTCCTGTGGGCAAGAATTATGGGAAATAAATGTCCCTGTCATATACAACGGCTACCACAGCTCAgcatcctcccttctcccccaaaaGTTTCCTAGTAGCAAGTTTTCTTAATGTCCAAATGAAGTCAATGGAGGCTGAAGGCTTCCATGCTTGTAGGCAGAAGGAAGATGCGGTTTTTCAGAAGGGTAGAATAAAGGACACAGTGTgtttatactctctctctctctctctctctctctctctctctctctctctctNNNNNNNNNNNNNNNNNNNNNNNNNNNNNNNNNNNNNNNNNNNNNNNNNNNNNNNNNNNNNNNNNNNNNNNNNNNNNNNNNNNNNNNNNNNNNNNNNNNNNNNNNNNNNNNNNNNNNNNNNNNNNNNNNNNNNNNNNNNNNNNNNNNNNNNNNNNNNNNNNNNNNNNNNNNNNNNNNNNNNNNNNNNNNNNNNNNNNNNNNNNNNNNNNNNNNNNNNNNNNNNNNNNNNNNNNNNNNNNNNNNNNNNNNNNNNNNNNNNNNNNNNNNNNNNNNNNNNNNNNNNNNNNNNNNNNNNNNNNNNNNNNNNNNNNNNNNNNNNNNNNNNNNNNNNNNNNNNNNNNNNNNNNNNNNNNNNNNNNNNNNNNNNNNNNNNNNNNNNNNNNNNNNNNNNNNNNNNNNNNNNNNNNNNNNNNNNNNNNNNNNNNNNNNNNNNNNNNNNNNNNNNNNNNNNNNNNNNNNNNNNNNNNNNNNNNNNNNNNNNNNNNNNNNNNNNNNNNNNNNNNNNNNNNNNNNNNNNNNNNNNNNNNNNNNNNNNNNNNNNNNNNNNNNNNNNNNNNNNNNNNNNNNNNNNNNNNNNNNNNNNNNNNNNNNNNNNNNNNNNNNNNNNNNNNNNNNNNNNNNNNNNNNNNNNNNNNNNNNNNNNNNNNNNNNNNNNNNNNNNNNNNNNNNNNNNNNNNNNNNNNNNNNNNN harbors:
- the LOC110303631 gene encoding uncharacterized protein LOC110303631, with the protein product MLAPGTDGTQTQRSAWEQRLPSCRLPKRRGFLPPRKVTAPKSCLSCAGTRTFKGPSGRQRLPGPRGERQVSPPHRLQRSDESAAGAREGAGLGGCRWEGARVARGVRVPRVLQGGTKRGALEERSGLWPLCARAAGWIAQALNTWFWENTLFWFVLESSLIHLEELKPTETSFKLEKKIRLIGLEIPMKEGNTTLTSHSPHCRPRDSTWKMSTCSNVPHASSPTYPDTNLWPPYFPKLINDLRAFAGGNSIPKTKQNKTKTQLALNDLFQGFCRNFQVGVEKFK